The DNA segment GGGTTGAGTAGATGGATCCATACAATCCAACCTAACTGAGCCCTCCAGAAGGGTCAATCTTTTCCACTCCTCAATTAGGTGGATGCTAGCAGCAGTGGTCCGGGCGAGGTGGTGTTGCACGACTGGAACGATTGTGCTGATTTCCTGTGGGGAATGCACGCGTTGATCCTCCTGCAAGCGGTCGACGATCGGCGAAATCGGTCACTTTCAGACGGACGGGTAGCCTCGGCACACCCTCGGAGGCCTAGCGGAGAGGAGAACTTGTCGGCTGATTCGGCGACCCCCTGCAAATGGGTGCCAATCGGTTCGCCCTTGCGGCCAACCCCCGGAAAACGCTACAGGGCGTTTTTAACTCTTTAGAGATAGCATGATGCTTACGTCCCATAACAAACGATATCTGGTCCTGGGGATCCTGGCGGTATCCGGATTGACCGGCTGTGCCAACCGCGGCCGCATCCCTTTCTTTTCCCAAGCCCCTGAACCGGAATCACTGGAAACCGCTGAATCCAGTCCTTCTTACGCGCTTTCGGATACTTCTGAATCCTCCCCTGCGGCAGTTGCCGCCGCCGAGATGTCGATGTCCGATTTGGAATCGACCGAATCGCCCAAGGAGCAAGCTCCCGCCGATGTGCAGGTGAAAACCGTTTCGGCGACGATGGAATCGAAGGCGGAAGTCGCTTCGGCGGATCTAGAAAAACCAGCGGTCGTGTCACGGTCGATGATCCAGCCAACCCTGATAACGCTGCCCGAGGGCGCAGACCTCGAAGCCTTGGTGGCCGAAACAAGGGGGCCGGTCCTGATCGATTTTTACGCCGATTGGTGCGGCCCCTGCCGAACTCAAGGAAAGATTTTGCATTCCCTGGAATCCGAAGCGGCTAGTCGGCAAGGTCGGATTATCAAGGTCGATATCGAAGCGCACCCGAAATTAGCAAAACGTCTGGGCGTCAAAAGCCTGCCCACGTTGGTCATGATCCGTGACGGCGAAGTGGTCGAACGAAAAGTAGGCGTGACCGACAAAAAAACGTTGCTGAACTGGCTGAAGTAAATCAATCTGCTTGCCGCCCGCGCGATACGAGCACGAATCGCAAGTTTTGATGTTGCGCGTTTTGGAGTGGGCTACTTTGCTTCCGCCGGGCTTGTCCCGGTCCGGGGCAACAACTGGCAGCTACCCGCCATGCCTCTTTGCTCATTCATCTTTCTCCGCCAGCCCCAAATCGCCTAGGCGATTTGGGGCTGGCGGAGAACAGCCTTTTGATCGCCCGATAAGGTAGCTGCCAATTGCGAGTCCGCAGGGGCAAGCCCTGAAACGGAACTCTCGATACTTGGAGCTAAAAAGGTGCTGGAATAGCCGAATGATTTGAGGCATCCGCAAGAGTACGGTAATCAGGACGATTGACCACAGCAATCACCTCAAAAGCGCAACATCAAAAAGCGCAAGCGAGTGAATAAACGATTCTTAGCGGAACGGCGCGAGCCGTCCGGCCGGTAAACCATCCGGCAAGAGTCGCCCTTCTTATGTGGATATATTTCAAGCCCAGCGGTCTGGCAGATACTCGCCGCCCGCAAGAAATAAACGAAATACAATCACGAAGCGCCAGCGAGTGAATAAAAGATTCTTGACGCGGGTCCAATGTAATCGTTTGCGTGACTGTTCTGAATACTTGCTTGCGCTTCGTGCTTGTATTCGGATACGCGGCATATGTGAGGAGGTCCGCGTCGGCGAGGTGTTGTTGTCCCTTATAAACTTCGCATCCCGTGCGAAAGGCGACACTGAGGAACGCCCGCGTACCTGCGGAGCGGCTCGCGCCGCTCCGCTAGGATTGTTGACGCGTGCTTGCTCTACCGTCGATGCTTACTGGTTTGGATAAGGCTGCGGAGTCCAGGGGGCACCGTTTTGCGTTTGGTAGCCGGCTGGCTGATTCTGCCACGGTGAATTGTTTTGTTGCGGCTGCTGTGGCTGCTGAGTGTAGTTCGGCTGCTGTGGGTAATTGGCTGGGAAAGCCTGCGTCCCACTTTGTGGCGGGTAATTCTGTGGAGCTTGCCCGTTCTGTGCTGGGGGGTAGTTCGCGTTGTGACTGGCTGGAGCGTTGTAGTTGCCCCAGGGTGCATTCGCCGGGGCTCCTGTGTTCTCTTGGTAGCCCGCGTTCGAGGCGGCCTGACCAGCTTGTTGGCCGCGTTGCTCCAAATACTCACGCCCTCGATCGACCGCCTGTTGTGCATCTTGGCGGATCTCGTCGCGATTGATTTCTATCTTTGTTTGGTCGCCGTCACGCTCGATACTAAACCAACCGGCCATAAAGCCGATCACTACCAAGACCGCCAGCATCATCAACGTCCGTACCATGACCAACTACCGTTGCGAAAATTTTGAAACAAACTCAAATACAAAAACCGAACTTCGTCTGGCCTGTTAAAGAGTGGCCAGCCGCCGGGAAGAGTGTTTCAAAATTCATCGTCTGAGGGGAAGAGCAACTTCGAGGAAAAAATGGCTCGCCCTAACAAAACTGGAAGCAAAATTTGGTTTGCTAGCATCCCAAGCAGCATCGCTAACGACAGCAACGCTCCAAAAGTTGCGGTGGGGACGAAGTCGCTCCGAGTCAGGACCGCAAATCCGACGACCAAAGCTAGGGTCGCACAGCTGATCGGCCAGCTCACTTGCGATTGGGCTCGCAGCACCGCTCGCCCGGCACAGCGACCATAACGTTGACGGCTTCTCCGATAGGAAGCGAGGAAATGGAGCGATCCATCGATCGTTAATCCGATCGATACGGCCGCGATCATCGCCCCGCCCATGTTCAGGGGAATATTCAGCCAGCCCAATGCGGCCAAGGAAATCATCACGGGGAATCCATTGGCCAGCAGCGTCAGGGCCGCCCACACAAAATTGCCCGTTGCCCACCAGACGACCACAAATATCCCGATCGATGCAAGGCCCAGGCTGGTCCATTGGTCTTCCAGCAAGCTGTTAACCAGTCGAGCCAGAAGGACGTAATAACCTGTGACGCGTCCCGGTTCCGTAAATGCCGATTCCTCAAGTCCTGTTTGTTTGGGACGTTGCTGGACAGATTGCCATTCCGGACGATCGAGGTGTTGCTGGACGGTTTGTTGGACCGACCGGATCAATGCGGTTTTCGCTTCGCTGTTCAGGTTTTCTGGGCTGCGAAGCATCATCCGCAGGCCGTGATAGCCATCGTTCGAATCGGTTGGTGTCATCAACGCCGCCGAGAATTCGGGCATGATTTGAGCCATCCTCTGCAACCGGACGCTGGAGGGGGCCAGCCGGATCAGCGGGTTTTCGGAAAGCGCTGCCGCGGCGTCGGTGTCCGCCATGCTGAGTGTCTGCGTGACTCGAGCATTGGGGAAATCGGGGATGCGGATCGCTTGCAGGTCCACCTCTAGGTTGTGAACGCGTTTTAGGTCGGCGGTCGTTAACGGGCGATCGGGGATGGGCAGCAAAATATCCCACACGCCCGCGCCCCCAAATTGCTCTTCGACCAATTGGTAGGCCTTGGCGATCGAGCTTTCCTCGCGGAAGTTGCGAAGGAAATTTGTTTCGGCGCTTAATCGACTTAGACCGATTGCCGTCAGCAAACCCAGCAGGCACGTTCCCCACAGAATCGCTTGACGGTGTTTTAAAAGCCCGACCGTAAACCGCGATCCCCAGCGACCGAAACCGGCAGTAAACCGTCGACGCCGTTTTGAGCGGTTGGCTTGATGGGCGTGTTGGGGCGATCCTTTTCCGTGGGCGGTCTCCGGTTTTCCGGCACAAAGCCCCGCAGGGAGAAGAAAGAATAATACCAACATGACAACGCCGACCCCCAGTGTCATCAGCAGTCCGAAATCGCGGACGGGACCAACGTCGGCGGCCATCAGGGCGGCAAATCCAACCGCATCGGTGAACCCGGCCCACAGGATCGGAGGGAGCAAACGGGTCAGCGTTCGGATCGTCGCCGCTTGCCGATCCTCGCCGCGGGCCCTGCGTTTTTGCCACGCGACCGCGATATGGATCAAAGCGGCAACCGAAACGACAGTCAGGATTGCGGTCAACATCGAAGAGACCAACGACAGCTGCAGGCCCAGCAAAACCGCCAGCCCACGTGTGACGGTGGACGATCCCCAGATGGTTGCCAGTGCCAACAGGACCCAGCGGGGACTGCGAAACAGAATGAGCAGAACCACCGAAAGCAGCCAGATGGTGGTCGTTCCCAGCTGTTGACCATCGCGTTGGATCATCGTGTAACCCTCGCTGACCAAGACCGGCTGGCCGACAAGAACGCCTTTACCGAGCTCCGGCGGCAGGTCATTGGCGATTGCACGGAGGCTGGCAACCGTCGCTTCGTGGTTCGCTTGCACCCCGCCCGACCGTTTGTCCGGCGTTTCAGATGAAGGGTCTGCAAGTGGCTGGAGCATGACGACGATCGCGCCGTAGTTTTCGGCTTGATTGTGCGTGTAGCCGGCAAACATTTTGCGGAAAGCGATCGACGTCGGGCTGGTTTCCAGAATGGCTGGAGGCTTTTTCTCACCTAGCAACGCCATCCCAAACGACGAGATCCCACGCAGTTCTTCAACCGACTGGGCGACTTCGGCGATCGACAGCGTCGCTTGGACGCCGGGCACCGCTCCAACACGGTCGCTCAGCTTGGCCGCTCGTTGAAGCCCGCCGGCGGTGAATAATTGATCGTCGGGATAGACCAACAACACGATCGCGTTGCCGCCAAAGTGCTCGGCAAGATCTTTGTAGGCGACGACCGCTGGATCGCTAGCCGGGAACATCGATTCGATTTGCCGATCCATTTGCAGTCGACCGGCTGCTGGCAAAGTCACTAAATAGAGTACGATACCGATCCCCAGCAACCACCATCGCAAGGCAACCCACTGTCGGACCAGCGATTGAAGGGGAGTTTCTTGAAGCATGGTCCTCGTTTGTTTCCCCGTTGGAATTTCCTTTGAGCCCGTGGATGGCGATCCCGTGAAGAACGATCCCGCAACTAGTCAATCGGATTGGTCGTTTTCAAGTCTGAAGGTGTGGCGGTCTCTGTGGGGATTGTTGCTGGTCGCGTTGGTGATCCGAGGAGGAATCTTAGTCTCTCGTGTCGATAGTCTCCAAGCGGACGTCGATGGGTACCGCTGGATCGCAGAGACCTTAGCAGAGTATCAAGTCTTCGGAGTCGCTGGCGAGGAAGGCAATGTACGTGCGACGGCTTTCCGCCCTCCCCTTTATCCGTGGATGCTTTCCTGGTTGGTCAGCGATTCGCCCACCGACGCGGGAGCGACCGGGGAATCGAAACCGACGGTATCGATCTGGAGCGTCGTTTTGTTGCATTTGATTCTAGGCCTTTTGACGGTCGCTGGAACGTACCATATCGCCCGTGCCCTGCTTTCTCCGCTAGAGGCCTGGGGGGCGGGGTTGTTGGTCGCCATGGACCCCATCTTGTTGACGCAGTCGACTCAGGTCATGACCGAGACCTTGGCCACCGCGTTGGCGGTCGCCGTCGGGTTGGCGTGGCAGCGGCTGTTTTTGCCGCTGGAGTCAAGCCACACAGACGATCAGGCAGCCGCGAACAACCCGTTTGCCCGCCCGCGTTATTGGCTGGCAAGTGGCGGATTGGCGGTTGCGCTTTCGCTGGGATTTCTGTCGCGACCAACGTTTTTCGTGTGGGCGTTCTTGCTTTTGATTTATCTGGTTGGGGTTGCCGTGCGGAAGCGAGTCTGGTGGCCGGTGGTGACGGCCGCGCTGGTGGTTGCCGTCATGGCGTCCGTTATCGGAGCTTGGACGGTGCGGAATCAGCGGCAATTGGGGCACCCGGTTTGGGCGACGTCGCACGGTGGATACACGCTGCTATTGGGGAATAATCCGCTATTCTATGACTATCTTGAGGACGACCCGGAGCAACCCAATCAGACGGACGCCTGGGATGCTGAGAGGTTTCATCGTACTTGGGCCGGACGCTATCAAAGCGATCCCTTAGAGGAGGACTTTTGGAAATGGCCGCCAACCGGGCCGGTCCCCTCTCCACAGATTGACGATGAAGTCGCAGATGACGCGTTGGCCTATTCGGCTGCGAAGCAAACCATCCATCAGCGTCCAGCGATGTTTGCTTGGGCTTGTTGTGTCCGCGTCGCCCGTTTGTGGACGCCGCTGCCGCATGCGACTCCCGGACGGAGCCTTAATGCTGTCCGAGCCGTCGGAGGGTATTACTTCATCTTTTATGCGGCGATGCTGGGAGGCCTGTGCCGTTACGGTAGACGCTGGCTTCACTCTCCTTGGATGGCCGGGTTATTGCTAGCAGTGGCGTTAACTTGCCTGCATTCGATTTACTGGAGCAACATGCGGATGCGAGCGCCGGTGATCCCGTGGATGGCATGCGTCGCAGCCGCCGCCATCGGATCGAGAGAGCCGCGACGGTAGCGACGGCCGTCACGTAGCTGTGCTCGCCAGCGCCTGGGCAGTGCCATTCGGCCCTCTCCTAGCAAAAATTTTTCTGCGAAAGGGATCAAAAGCCTAAAAACAACGCAGATTTTAAGCTTGTGGGCAATCTTCGCTGGTCCGTATACTCCGCCGCGTCTGGGCTCCGATTTTGCCCGGATTTAAAACTGCAAGGATTGCAGGCTTATCACAAGCTCTTAAAGCAAGGATGTTAAATCCGTTGTCAGCCCTGCCGGCCGAACGGAACGATCGTGAAGTGGAAGGATGTAGCGAGCCCCGCTCGCCCACGTCCCTTTCCGCTGCGCGCCGTCGGTCTTGCCGGTCGCTGTTGGTGGCATCCTTGGTAATGATTATTGGTTGGCTGGGGGGGGCGGATGCCTATTCCGCCCGACCCGCCGAGACGCAGGCTGCTGGGCTTCGCGTTCGAGGGACCACGGTGTGGCGATGGCGCGACGGCGCGACAGACCTCTATTTTTTAACAGGCGATTGTGAAATTGAATCGAACGGTAAAGCGATTCTTGCCGATCGAGTCCTGGTGAAATTTGATCGACGCGGTGACGCATTTGATGTGGTGGCGTTGGCATCGGGATCGGTTCATGTCGATGGACAATCGCAGCAAGAATGGTCGCAACAGGTCACGCTCTCGCAGCGTCCTTCGATCGATGGTCTGCAGTATCGCGGGCGACCGGAGCAACCACTGGAACTGCTCGCCCGAATGACACAGCTGCAGGGACAGCCCATACAGGGACAGCCCATACAGGGACAACCGCACGGTCGATTCGGCCAGGTTCAACAAGCTCAGCTGATGACGCCCATTCCCGCAGCCAATTCGGCCGCCTATGCAGACGGCGGGGTCCAGCAAGCCGTTGGAATCTTCGATCCGGCTGAACCGCTGCAGGCGACCAGCCCTATTCGTCCGGTGCAATTTCAGCCGCCCGTCGAACGAGAGGGTCCGCTGGGAGACAACAATATGCGATTTTTGGTCGGCGGAGGTGCACTGGCCGTCGAAGTATTGCCACGAAACGCTTCGCTCCTTCCGCAGATCAGTATCCGCACGCGACCGCTTCCTGGCGAAACGCAGGGAGAATCGGTGATCATTGGTCGCGGAGGGGTGACGATTGCCATCAATGATGCACAAGCCGATCTGGGCGACAGGATCATTAACGTTGGTACGGTTTCTTTGTCCGCAGACCGAGTCGTCGGCTGGATGCCAAACTTAAGCAGTGTCTTAAGTGGTGGCGGTCTGGGGGCTGGGGATGGTGAACTGTATCTGGAAGGAGACATTGTCTTTCGGCAGGGAGACCGTGTGATCTATGCCGATCGGATGTACTACAACGTCACCCGCCAATACGGAATGGTGTTGGATGCCGAAGTCCTCACATCGATCCCCGAATATGAAGGGTTGGTCCGGTTAAAAGCGGATGTGCTTCAGCAGGTTTCACAGGGCGAATTTGTTGCCTTTGATGCCGCGTTAACGACCAGTCGGATGGGGGTTCCTCGCTACTGGCTGCAAAGTGAACAGCTCCGGTTAAGCACGCGTGAAGAGTTGGTCGTCGATGATGCGACCGGCCTGGGGACGATGACTCGCAGGAACCTGGTCAGCAGCAATCGGAATTTCGTCTATGCCGGCGGAGTCCCGTTGCTTTACTGGCCGGTCTTTACGAGCGATCTAAAGCATTCCAATTTGTATGTCACCGATATCAAAATCAAAAACGATAGTATCTTCGGGACCCAGCTCTTTTTGGACTTCGACTTGTTCCAGGTGCTGGGCGTCGACGATCCGCCTGATAATGTCGAGTGGACGCTGTCGACGGACTACCTTAGCGATCGTGGCCCCGCACTTGGGACCACGTTGGATTACAACGTCCCTAGCGTGTTGGGGATTCCCGGTCCGGTTAAAGGGATGTTTGATATCTGGGGGATCGATGATAGTGGACTGGATTATCTAGCAAACGATCGAAAGAACCTGGTTCCCCCGGTAAGCCTCCGAGGGCGAGCTCTCTTGCGGCATCGTCATTATTTGCCGAACGATTTTGAATTGATCGCCGAACTCGGTTTGATTAGCGACCGCAACTTCCTTGAGCAGTATTTGGAGCGCGAATGGGATCGCGACAAGGATCAAGACAACTCGCTCCGATTGCGCAAATATTATCAAAACAATATGTTCGACCTGAACGTTTCAGTTCGAACCAGTGACTTCTTCATGGATACCAATCAACTGCCACGCTTTGACCACTACGGTTTAGGCGGTTCGATTTTTGGCGACCGTCTGACGTGGTCGATGCACAATCAGATTGGGTATTCCAAGTTGGAGGTCGCCGACGCGCCGGAGGATCCTGTGGAATTGGCCAAGTTCACCTTGTTGCCAGGGGAAGTCCCCGCGGAAGGTTTGATCGCTTCCACGAAACAGGAACTCGCCGCTCCAATAAACGCAGGGGTGGTGAAAGTCGTTCCCTATGTGTCGGGTGAAGTGACCTATTACGGTGAAGATGTGAACGGCAATGAGCTGACTCGCTTGCTTGGGCAAGGGGGAGTCCGGACGACGTTGCCGATGTCCAAGCAGTTTCCTACTGTCCAAAGCAGTCTGCTGAATATCCGTTCGCTGGCACATAAGCTGGAATGGCGAGGCGATTTTTTCTATGCGGACAGCAATACCGACTTGGATCAAATTCCGCTTTACGACCAGCTGGATGATGATTCCCAGGAGCAGTTTAGAAGGCGTCTGATCTTTGATAACTTTGGCGGGCCGCCGCTGCCAACGCAGTACGACCCTCGTAACTTTGCCTTTCGGCAAGGCATGCAAAGTCACGTTACCAGCCCTAGCAATCCGATTGCTGACGATTTGATGCAGGTTCGGCTTGGTTTGAATCAACGTTGGCAAACGAAGCGTGGGCTTCCTGGGCGAGAACGGATTGTTGATTTGGCCATCTTCGATTTCGATGTCTTGCTGTTTCCAGAAGAGGATCGCGATAACTTCGGTGAGGTCCTTGGCCCGACTCGATATGATTTTCGTTACCACGTCGGAGACCGTGTGACCCTATTGTCCGATGGTTACTTTGACTTTTTCGAAGAAGGTCTACGCTCGGTCAGTGCAGGCGTTATGTCCAGCCGACCGGGACTCGGAGACATCTATGTTGGGTTCCTTAGTTTGGAAGGACCGATCAGCAGCAGTGTTCTTCGCGGAGCCGTTGACTACCGCCTAAACGAGAAATGGATCTTAGGTGCGGGAAGCACATTTGACCTCGGAGTGGTCGGGAATGTCGGTCAGAACCTAACGATCACAAGGATTGGCGAATCGGGATTGTTGCGGATGGGAATCAATGTCGACTCCGGTCGCGACAACGTCGGTTTCGTATTCAGCTTCGAGCCACGGTTCTGGCCCAAACGACGTCTAGGAATGTTAGGCGGTCAGCTGATTCCACCGCCCGGAGTCGAAGGGCTAGAGTAACGCGGTCATTGTCCATCCTAGCGGCGCGGCGCAAGCCGTCCGGCCGACGTCCTGTGTATGGGCTTGCTCTTTTTAGCCCGGAGGGCGGCAGATACTTGCCGGCGGCCTCAGCCGCCGGATTGCTTCCAGTGCATTGTTTAGCCCAGCGGGCGACAGAATTGGTGATGGAAAATTTCTTTCGCCCGCTGGGCTTTGCCATCTACTTTATCCCACCGGCGGCTAACGCCGCCGGCAAGTATCTGTCGCCCTCCGGGCTGTCTCCGCTTGGCATTGGAGACTTTCGATTGTCGAGTTAGGTTTGCTCGCAGTTTCGTCGACCGCTAAGAATCGGCCCCCCTCCTAGCGGAACGGCGCAAGCCGTCCGGCCGACGCGCTGGAACCCGCGCGCACCTGCCGGGCGGCTCGCGCCGCACCGCTAAGAAGATTGCCGGTCTACGTCACACTCCTAGCGGAACGGCGCAAGCCGTCCGGCCTTTCTTGCAGAGCGGTTTCCAGGCTGGAGACCTTGTACCCTTCCGTTCAGAAATTTAACGTCTCCACTTACCCTACGGGTCGACAAACCGAATCGGGACGGCGATCGTTTGTGCGACGGCGGTCTCCCCCTTCATCGCCGGCAGAAAATGCCAATTGCGGACCGCTGCGACCGCCGCGTTGTCCAGGTCCTTGTGGCCGCTCGATTGAATGACCTCGACTTTGTTTGCTTTACCCTTTGAGTCAACTTCGACGCGAAGGATGGTTCGACCCTGACGGTTTTCTAAGTCGGCGGCCGGAGGATAAACGGGCGGTGGATTGCTGGGAGCGGGGCGAGCCGGTGTATCGACTTGAGCTCCGCTAGGAGCGGACGTGGATGCCACCGTTGCCGGGGCTTCGGCGGCAGGCATCGATGCCTCGATTTCTTCGTGGGCATCCTGAGCCGCCTGCACATTTGCGTCGGCCACTTCGGCTTCCGAGTCGCTTTCCGGCATGGCTTCGACGATAGGAGGCGGTTCGGAATCCGGAATCACTTCGGGCCCCGGTTGCCCATTGGGGTCACCCTTGGGGACGGAGTCCACGGGAAGTTCGATTTCCGTAAACGTCATAGGGAGCAGGACGGCCGGCAGTTCGGCCAGCAGCGGTTCGATTTCGCGAGGAGCTTCGCCGCTTGTTTCCAGAGTCGGCGGAGGGCTGGACGAATCGGATTCAGGATCGCCCCATGGAACGAGAACCGCCGTCGCCGCCGAGGCCGTTACCTGGGCAGCAGCCAATTGGATCACCGCTTGGCTACCCGTTTCCCCCGGAGTCACCGGAACATCAATCGATTCACGAACACCAATCGAAATACCCAGAATAGCCGCAGCCGCATGCAGAATCAGGCTGGCACTCCAAGCGCTCGCCCCATGCCCAACCGTCGGGCTGATAGGGCCAGTTTCAAGTTGCAACGGAACGATAAA comes from the Roseimaritima multifibrata genome and includes:
- a CDS encoding efflux RND transporter permease subunit, with the translated sequence MLQETPLQSLVRQWVALRWWLLGIGIVLYLVTLPAAGRLQMDRQIESMFPASDPAVVAYKDLAEHFGGNAIVLLVYPDDQLFTAGGLQRAAKLSDRVGAVPGVQATLSIAEVAQSVEELRGISSFGMALLGEKKPPAILETSPTSIAFRKMFAGYTHNQAENYGAIVVMLQPLADPSSETPDKRSGGVQANHEATVASLRAIANDLPPELGKGVLVGQPVLVSEGYTMIQRDGQQLGTTTIWLLSVVLLILFRSPRWVLLALATIWGSSTVTRGLAVLLGLQLSLVSSMLTAILTVVSVAALIHIAVAWQKRRARGEDRQAATIRTLTRLLPPILWAGFTDAVGFAALMAADVGPVRDFGLLMTLGVGVVMLVLFFLLPAGLCAGKPETAHGKGSPQHAHQANRSKRRRRFTAGFGRWGSRFTVGLLKHRQAILWGTCLLGLLTAIGLSRLSAETNFLRNFREESSIAKAYQLVEEQFGGAGVWDILLPIPDRPLTTADLKRVHNLEVDLQAIRIPDFPNARVTQTLSMADTDAAAALSENPLIRLAPSSVRLQRMAQIMPEFSAALMTPTDSNDGYHGLRMMLRSPENLNSEAKTALIRSVQQTVQQHLDRPEWQSVQQRPKQTGLEESAFTEPGRVTGYYVLLARLVNSLLEDQWTSLGLASIGIFVVVWWATGNFVWAALTLLANGFPVMISLAALGWLNIPLNMGGAMIAAVSIGLTIDGSLHFLASYRRSRQRYGRCAGRAVLRAQSQVSWPISCATLALVVGFAVLTRSDFVPTATFGALLSLAMLLGMLANQILLPVLLGRAIFSSKLLFPSDDEF
- a CDS encoding LPS-assembly protein LptD — its product is MSALPAERNDREVEGCSEPRSPTSLSAARRRSCRSLLVASLVMIIGWLGGADAYSARPAETQAAGLRVRGTTVWRWRDGATDLYFLTGDCEIESNGKAILADRVLVKFDRRGDAFDVVALASGSVHVDGQSQQEWSQQVTLSQRPSIDGLQYRGRPEQPLELLARMTQLQGQPIQGQPIQGQPHGRFGQVQQAQLMTPIPAANSAAYADGGVQQAVGIFDPAEPLQATSPIRPVQFQPPVEREGPLGDNNMRFLVGGGALAVEVLPRNASLLPQISIRTRPLPGETQGESVIIGRGGVTIAINDAQADLGDRIINVGTVSLSADRVVGWMPNLSSVLSGGGLGAGDGELYLEGDIVFRQGDRVIYADRMYYNVTRQYGMVLDAEVLTSIPEYEGLVRLKADVLQQVSQGEFVAFDAALTTSRMGVPRYWLQSEQLRLSTREELVVDDATGLGTMTRRNLVSSNRNFVYAGGVPLLYWPVFTSDLKHSNLYVTDIKIKNDSIFGTQLFLDFDLFQVLGVDDPPDNVEWTLSTDYLSDRGPALGTTLDYNVPSVLGIPGPVKGMFDIWGIDDSGLDYLANDRKNLVPPVSLRGRALLRHRHYLPNDFELIAELGLISDRNFLEQYLEREWDRDKDQDNSLRLRKYYQNNMFDLNVSVRTSDFFMDTNQLPRFDHYGLGGSIFGDRLTWSMHNQIGYSKLEVADAPEDPVELAKFTLLPGEVPAEGLIASTKQELAAPINAGVVKVVPYVSGEVTYYGEDVNGNELTRLLGQGGVRTTLPMSKQFPTVQSSLLNIRSLAHKLEWRGDFFYADSNTDLDQIPLYDQLDDDSQEQFRRRLIFDNFGGPPLPTQYDPRNFAFRQGMQSHVTSPSNPIADDLMQVRLGLNQRWQTKRGLPGRERIVDLAIFDFDVLLFPEEDRDNFGEVLGPTRYDFRYHVGDRVTLLSDGYFDFFEEGLRSVSAGVMSSRPGLGDIYVGFLSLEGPISSSVLRGAVDYRLNEKWILGAGSTFDLGVVGNVGQNLTITRIGESGLLRMGINVDSGRDNVGFVFSFEPRFWPKRRLGMLGGQLIPPPGVEGLE
- a CDS encoding glycosyltransferase family protein — translated: MKNDPATSQSDWSFSSLKVWRSLWGLLLVALVIRGGILVSRVDSLQADVDGYRWIAETLAEYQVFGVAGEEGNVRATAFRPPLYPWMLSWLVSDSPTDAGATGESKPTVSIWSVVLLHLILGLLTVAGTYHIARALLSPLEAWGAGLLVAMDPILLTQSTQVMTETLATALAVAVGLAWQRLFLPLESSHTDDQAAANNPFARPRYWLASGGLAVALSLGFLSRPTFFVWAFLLLIYLVGVAVRKRVWWPVVTAALVVAVMASVIGAWTVRNQRQLGHPVWATSHGGYTLLLGNNPLFYDYLEDDPEQPNQTDAWDAERFHRTWAGRYQSDPLEEDFWKWPPTGPVPSPQIDDEVADDALAYSAAKQTIHQRPAMFAWACCVRVARLWTPLPHATPGRSLNAVRAVGGYYFIFYAAMLGGLCRYGRRWLHSPWMAGLLLAVALTCLHSIYWSNMRMRAPVIPWMACVAAAAIGSREPRR
- a CDS encoding thioredoxin family protein is translated as MLTSHNKRYLVLGILAVSGLTGCANRGRIPFFSQAPEPESLETAESSPSYALSDTSESSPAAVAAAEMSMSDLESTESPKEQAPADVQVKTVSATMESKAEVASADLEKPAVVSRSMIQPTLITLPEGADLEALVAETRGPVLIDFYADWCGPCRTQGKILHSLESEAASRQGRIIKVDIEAHPKLAKRLGVKSLPTLVMIRDGEVVERKVGVTDKKTLLNWLK
- a CDS encoding energy transducer TonB, which encodes MESPFIVPLQLETGPISPTVGHGASAWSASLILHAAAAILGISIGVRESIDVPVTPGETGSQAVIQLAAAQVTASAATAVLVPWGDPESDSSSPPPTLETSGEAPREIEPLLAELPAVLLPMTFTEIELPVDSVPKGDPNGQPGPEVIPDSEPPPIVEAMPESDSEAEVADANVQAAQDAHEEIEASMPAAEAPATVASTSAPSGAQVDTPARPAPSNPPPVYPPAADLENRQGRTILRVEVDSKGKANKVEVIQSSGHKDLDNAAVAAVRNWHFLPAMKGETAVAQTIAVPIRFVDP